The following coding sequences lie in one Ostrea edulis chromosome 8, xbOstEdul1.1, whole genome shotgun sequence genomic window:
- the LOC125667291 gene encoding uncharacterized protein LOC125667291 isoform X4 encodes MIRIRKKMAASMQGRDSKGRFTKSLPPSRKKKRPRIIIDHNYSVGHVCNGTECGDAVEIPQNASRDSWKKGRRIIELDSLLSELKYCKKCFLGPVPLTYDTIVGELKKGLGGYLYVVCSNVDCRHVNKVAYGKTYRVKKYGMPCFSVNTKLAMIDSIGGPDKVNNMLSTLNIPPISGKNLKSMERRAGEVVEEVARKSTQNAAIEAFRMEMQDAAKEESEKALATMGPVVEDLGVCPLPDASPSIRQVFSTVCDEVTKDHAADQNKGYSTGADDDEWEDLPNEGNFPPLKHPSYLHKMKSLTRRKASKLSNSTKRALQFPCKARSGMTVAVDTAWQKRGFDSLTCEHNCWAISWYTY; translated from the exons ATGATAAGGATAAGGAAAAAAATGGCGGCCTCCATGCAAGGTCGTGACAGTAAGGGTAGATTTACAAAATCGCTGCCACCCTCAAGGAAAAAGAAAAGGCCGAGGATAATAATTGATCATAATTATTCAGTAGGACACGTATGTAACGGCACGGAGTGTGGAGATGCTGTAGAAATCCCGCAAAACGCAAGTAGGGACAGTTGGAAAAAAGGTCGGCGGATCATCGAACTAGACTCTCTGTTGTCCgaattgaaatattgtaaaaagtGTTTCTTAGGCCCAGTCCCGTTAACATATGACACAATAGTTGGAGAACTGAAGAAAGGTCTTGGCGGATATTTGTATGTGGTGTGTTCCAATGTTGATTGTCGACATGTGAACAAGGTGGCATACGGGAAAACATACCGTGTGAAAAAATACGGAATGCCTTGTTTTTCTGTGAATACAAAGCTAG CTATGATAGACAGCATAGGCGGCCCTGACAAAGTCAACAATATGTTGTCGACTCTTAATATACCCCCTATTAGTGGTAAAAATCTGAAAAGTATGGAGAGGCGTGCTGGTGAAGTTGTTGAGGAAGTGGCCAGAAAATCTACGCAGAATGCAGCAATTGAAGCATTCAGGATGGAAATGCA AGATGCTGCCAAAGAGGAGTCGGAAAAAGCATTAGCAACTATGGGCCCAGTAGTGGAAGACCTTGGTGTTTGCCCACTTCCTGATGCGTCTCCATCAATCAG ACAAGTATTTTCTACTGTGTGCGATGAAGTGACTAAAGATCATGCTGCAGACCAAAACAAAGGTTACTCAACAGGTGCTGATGATGATGAATGGGAAGATTTGCCTAATGaagg CAATTTTCCACCACTAAAGCACCCTTCTTATCTGCATAAAATGAAGAGCTTGACAAGGAGGAAGGCATCCAAATTGTCTAATAGCACAAAAAGAGCATTGCAGTTTCCATGCAAAGCAAGATCAGGCATGACCGTTGCTGTGGATACGGCATGGCAGAAACGAGGCTTTGATAGTCTTACTT GTGAACACAACTGCTGGGCTATCTCCTGGTACACATACTGA
- the LOC125667291 gene encoding uncharacterized protein LOC125667291 isoform X2: protein MIRIRKKMAASMQGRDSKGRFTKSLPPSRKKKRPRIIIDHNYSVGHVCNGTECGDAVEIPQNASRDSWKKGRRIIELDSLLSELKYCKKCFLGPVPLTYDTIVGELKKGLGGYLYVVCSNVDCRHVNKVAYGKTYRVKKYGMPCFSVNTKLAMIDSIGGPDKVNNMLSTLNIPPISGKNLKSMERRAGEVVEEVARKSTQNAAIEAFRMEMQDAAKEESEKALATMGPVVEDLGVCPLPDASPSIRQVFSTVCDEVTKDHAADQNKGYSTGADDDEWEDLPNEGNFPPLKHPSYLHKMKSLTRRKASKLSNSTKRALQFPCKARSGMTVAVDTAWQKRGFDSLTCEYSDLYDLKHDYKFILLKYMC from the exons ATGATAAGGATAAGGAAAAAAATGGCGGCCTCCATGCAAGGTCGTGACAGTAAGGGTAGATTTACAAAATCGCTGCCACCCTCAAGGAAAAAGAAAAGGCCGAGGATAATAATTGATCATAATTATTCAGTAGGACACGTATGTAACGGCACGGAGTGTGGAGATGCTGTAGAAATCCCGCAAAACGCAAGTAGGGACAGTTGGAAAAAAGGTCGGCGGATCATCGAACTAGACTCTCTGTTGTCCgaattgaaatattgtaaaaagtGTTTCTTAGGCCCAGTCCCGTTAACATATGACACAATAGTTGGAGAACTGAAGAAAGGTCTTGGCGGATATTTGTATGTGGTGTGTTCCAATGTTGATTGTCGACATGTGAACAAGGTGGCATACGGGAAAACATACCGTGTGAAAAAATACGGAATGCCTTGTTTTTCTGTGAATACAAAGCTAG CTATGATAGACAGCATAGGCGGCCCTGACAAAGTCAACAATATGTTGTCGACTCTTAATATACCCCCTATTAGTGGTAAAAATCTGAAAAGTATGGAGAGGCGTGCTGGTGAAGTTGTTGAGGAAGTGGCCAGAAAATCTACGCAGAATGCAGCAATTGAAGCATTCAGGATGGAAATGCA AGATGCTGCCAAAGAGGAGTCGGAAAAAGCATTAGCAACTATGGGCCCAGTAGTGGAAGACCTTGGTGTTTGCCCACTTCCTGATGCGTCTCCATCAATCAG ACAAGTATTTTCTACTGTGTGCGATGAAGTGACTAAAGATCATGCTGCAGACCAAAACAAAGGTTACTCAACAGGTGCTGATGATGATGAATGGGAAGATTTGCCTAATGaagg CAATTTTCCACCACTAAAGCACCCTTCTTATCTGCATAAAATGAAGAGCTTGACAAGGAGGAAGGCATCCAAATTGTCTAATAGCACAAAAAGAGCATTGCAGTTTCCATGCAAAGCAAGATCAGGCATGACCGTTGCTGTGGATACGGCATGGCAGAAACGAGGCTTTGATAGTCTTACTTGTGAGTATAGCGACTTATATGATCTGAAACACGACTATAAATTTATACTGCTTAAATATATGTGTTAG
- the LOC130046306 gene encoding uncharacterized protein LOC130046306 yields the protein MACFKYNKHGTLFGDSSRFLVFGFCLNIISLSLNLVGFATPFWVKVTSPTLTTYTFGLWRLCKKSPVLTVCESIQNEKEWFRWIQVTASVGFGSLLLVSVILGFYIFMMEKRNWIVLVSCVYLTVSAAVLIFIPIVAFGATKMEDMLNIGDTSLSEHVHFSYVFSVISMVTCCVTAMSLVFDIKCN from the exons ATGGCATGTTTTAAGTACAACAAACATGGAACGCTATTCGGCGACTCCTCGCGATTTTTGGTCTTTGGATTCTGCCTCAACATCATTTCCCTGTCACTGAATCTCGTAGGCTTTGCTACACCTTTCTGGGTCAAAGTCACTTCACCAACCTTAACGACGTATACTTTTGGATTGTGGCGGTTGTGTAAAAAGTCTCCAGTCCTTACTGTTTGTGAAAGTATCCAGAATGAAAAAG AATGGTTTAGGTGGATCCAGGTAACAGCGTCCGTTGGTTTTGGATCTCTCCTTTTGGTCTCTGTGATACTGGGTTTCTATATTTTTATgatggaaaaaagaaactggATAGTCCTCGTCAGCTGTGTATATTTAACCGTTAGTGCCG CTGTGTTAATTTTCATCCCCATTGTGGCATTCGGTGCTACTAAGATGGAGGACATGCTAAACATTGGAGACACATCTCTGTCGGAACATGTCCACTTCTCGTACGTGTTTTCCGTCATCAGTATGGTCACGTGTTGTGTGACCGCCATGTCGCTTGTGTTTGACATTAAATGCAATTAA
- the LOC125667291 gene encoding uncharacterized protein LOC125667291 isoform X1 has translation MIRIRKKMAASMQGRDSKGRFTKSLPPSRKKKRPRIIIDHNYSVGHVCNGTECGDAVEIPQNASRDSWKKGRRIIELDSLLSELKYCKKCFLGPVPLTYDTIVGELKKGLGGYLYVVCSNVDCRHVNKVAYGKTYRVKKYGMPCFSVNTKLGTAMIDSIGGPDKVNNMLSTLNIPPISGKNLKSMERRAGEVVEEVARKSTQNAAIEAFRMEMQDAAKEESEKALATMGPVVEDLGVCPLPDASPSIRQVFSTVCDEVTKDHAADQNKGYSTGADDDEWEDLPNEGNFPPLKHPSYLHKMKSLTRRKASKLSNSTKRALQFPCKARSGMTVAVDTAWQKRGFDSLTCEYSDLYDLKHDYKFILLKYMC, from the exons ATGATAAGGATAAGGAAAAAAATGGCGGCCTCCATGCAAGGTCGTGACAGTAAGGGTAGATTTACAAAATCGCTGCCACCCTCAAGGAAAAAGAAAAGGCCGAGGATAATAATTGATCATAATTATTCAGTAGGACACGTATGTAACGGCACGGAGTGTGGAGATGCTGTAGAAATCCCGCAAAACGCAAGTAGGGACAGTTGGAAAAAAGGTCGGCGGATCATCGAACTAGACTCTCTGTTGTCCgaattgaaatattgtaaaaagtGTTTCTTAGGCCCAGTCCCGTTAACATATGACACAATAGTTGGAGAACTGAAGAAAGGTCTTGGCGGATATTTGTATGTGGTGTGTTCCAATGTTGATTGTCGACATGTGAACAAGGTGGCATACGGGAAAACATACCGTGTGAAAAAATACGGAATGCCTTGTTTTTCTGTGAATACAAAGCTAGGTACAG CTATGATAGACAGCATAGGCGGCCCTGACAAAGTCAACAATATGTTGTCGACTCTTAATATACCCCCTATTAGTGGTAAAAATCTGAAAAGTATGGAGAGGCGTGCTGGTGAAGTTGTTGAGGAAGTGGCCAGAAAATCTACGCAGAATGCAGCAATTGAAGCATTCAGGATGGAAATGCA AGATGCTGCCAAAGAGGAGTCGGAAAAAGCATTAGCAACTATGGGCCCAGTAGTGGAAGACCTTGGTGTTTGCCCACTTCCTGATGCGTCTCCATCAATCAG ACAAGTATTTTCTACTGTGTGCGATGAAGTGACTAAAGATCATGCTGCAGACCAAAACAAAGGTTACTCAACAGGTGCTGATGATGATGAATGGGAAGATTTGCCTAATGaagg CAATTTTCCACCACTAAAGCACCCTTCTTATCTGCATAAAATGAAGAGCTTGACAAGGAGGAAGGCATCCAAATTGTCTAATAGCACAAAAAGAGCATTGCAGTTTCCATGCAAAGCAAGATCAGGCATGACCGTTGCTGTGGATACGGCATGGCAGAAACGAGGCTTTGATAGTCTTACTTGTGAGTATAGCGACTTATATGATCTGAAACACGACTATAAATTTATACTGCTTAAATATATGTGTTAG
- the LOC125667291 gene encoding uncharacterized protein LOC125667291 isoform X3 encodes MIRIRKKMAASMQGRDSKGRFTKSLPPSRKKKRPRIIIDHNYSVGHVCNGTECGDAVEIPQNASRDSWKKGRRIIELDSLLSELKYCKKCFLGPVPLTYDTIVGELKKGLGGYLYVVCSNVDCRHVNKVAYGKTYRVKKYGMPCFSVNTKLGTAMIDSIGGPDKVNNMLSTLNIPPISGKNLKSMERRAGEVVEEVARKSTQNAAIEAFRMEMQDAAKEESEKALATMGPVVEDLGVCPLPDASPSIRQVFSTVCDEVTKDHAADQNKGYSTGADDDEWEDLPNEGNFPPLKHPSYLHKMKSLTRRKASKLSNSTKRALQFPCKARSGMTVAVDTAWQKRGFDSLTCEHNCWAISWYTY; translated from the exons ATGATAAGGATAAGGAAAAAAATGGCGGCCTCCATGCAAGGTCGTGACAGTAAGGGTAGATTTACAAAATCGCTGCCACCCTCAAGGAAAAAGAAAAGGCCGAGGATAATAATTGATCATAATTATTCAGTAGGACACGTATGTAACGGCACGGAGTGTGGAGATGCTGTAGAAATCCCGCAAAACGCAAGTAGGGACAGTTGGAAAAAAGGTCGGCGGATCATCGAACTAGACTCTCTGTTGTCCgaattgaaatattgtaaaaagtGTTTCTTAGGCCCAGTCCCGTTAACATATGACACAATAGTTGGAGAACTGAAGAAAGGTCTTGGCGGATATTTGTATGTGGTGTGTTCCAATGTTGATTGTCGACATGTGAACAAGGTGGCATACGGGAAAACATACCGTGTGAAAAAATACGGAATGCCTTGTTTTTCTGTGAATACAAAGCTAGGTACAG CTATGATAGACAGCATAGGCGGCCCTGACAAAGTCAACAATATGTTGTCGACTCTTAATATACCCCCTATTAGTGGTAAAAATCTGAAAAGTATGGAGAGGCGTGCTGGTGAAGTTGTTGAGGAAGTGGCCAGAAAATCTACGCAGAATGCAGCAATTGAAGCATTCAGGATGGAAATGCA AGATGCTGCCAAAGAGGAGTCGGAAAAAGCATTAGCAACTATGGGCCCAGTAGTGGAAGACCTTGGTGTTTGCCCACTTCCTGATGCGTCTCCATCAATCAG ACAAGTATTTTCTACTGTGTGCGATGAAGTGACTAAAGATCATGCTGCAGACCAAAACAAAGGTTACTCAACAGGTGCTGATGATGATGAATGGGAAGATTTGCCTAATGaagg CAATTTTCCACCACTAAAGCACCCTTCTTATCTGCATAAAATGAAGAGCTTGACAAGGAGGAAGGCATCCAAATTGTCTAATAGCACAAAAAGAGCATTGCAGTTTCCATGCAAAGCAAGATCAGGCATGACCGTTGCTGTGGATACGGCATGGCAGAAACGAGGCTTTGATAGTCTTACTT GTGAACACAACTGCTGGGCTATCTCCTGGTACACATACTGA